A genome region from Nocardioides cynanchi includes the following:
- the lpdA gene encoding dihydrolipoyl dehydrogenase encodes MSETNHFDVIVLGAGPGGYVAAIRAAQLGRTAAVIEKKYWGGVCLNVGCIPSKALLRNAELAHVLTHEKDVFGISGEATMAYGATHERSRKVSAGIVKGVHFLMKKNKITEIDGWGTLRAREGDGPGSIDVELNDGSTATYTYDDLIIGTGATTRLVPGTVLSERVVTYEEQILDPELPGSVIIAGSGAIGVEFAYVMANFGVDVTIVEFLDRMVPTEDADVSKELLKHYKKLGVKVLLGTKVESIEDRGAESGEPVKVTVSTGSTNGGDATSQVLEADKVLQAIGFAPRLEGYGLEALGVATERGAIVIDDFCRTNVDHVYAIGDVTGKLMLAHVAEAMGIVAAETIAGAETMPVAYDFVPRATYCQPQIASFGYTEAQAKEKGYDVKTASFPFSANGKAQGLGEAVGFVKVVADAQYNEILGAHLIGPDVTELLPVLTLAQKWDLTADEVARNVFAHPTLTEAVKEAVHGIAGHMVNL; translated from the coding sequence GTGAGCGAGACCAACCACTTCGATGTCATCGTCCTCGGCGCCGGCCCCGGCGGCTACGTCGCTGCGATCCGGGCCGCCCAGCTCGGCCGGACCGCCGCGGTGATCGAGAAGAAGTACTGGGGCGGTGTCTGCCTCAACGTCGGCTGCATCCCGTCCAAGGCACTCCTCCGCAACGCCGAGCTCGCGCACGTGCTGACCCACGAGAAGGACGTCTTCGGGATCTCCGGCGAGGCCACGATGGCGTACGGCGCGACGCACGAGCGCTCGCGGAAGGTGAGCGCCGGCATCGTCAAGGGCGTCCACTTCCTGATGAAGAAGAACAAGATCACCGAGATCGACGGCTGGGGCACCCTGCGGGCACGCGAGGGCGACGGCCCCGGCTCGATCGACGTGGAGCTGAACGACGGCTCCACCGCGACCTATACCTACGACGACCTGATCATCGGGACCGGGGCGACCACCCGGCTGGTGCCGGGGACGGTCCTCAGCGAGCGGGTCGTGACCTACGAGGAGCAGATCCTCGACCCGGAGCTGCCGGGCTCGGTGATCATCGCCGGCTCGGGGGCGATCGGCGTGGAGTTCGCCTACGTGATGGCCAACTTCGGGGTCGATGTGACGATCGTGGAGTTCCTCGACCGGATGGTGCCGACCGAGGACGCCGACGTCTCCAAGGAGCTGCTCAAGCACTACAAGAAGCTCGGCGTGAAGGTGCTGCTGGGCACCAAGGTCGAGTCGATCGAGGACCGCGGCGCCGAGTCGGGCGAGCCGGTCAAGGTGACGGTCTCGACAGGCTCGACCAACGGGGGAGACGCGACGTCCCAGGTGCTCGAGGCCGACAAGGTGCTCCAGGCGATCGGCTTCGCGCCGCGGCTCGAGGGCTACGGTCTCGAGGCGCTCGGGGTCGCGACCGAGCGCGGTGCGATCGTCATCGACGACTTCTGCCGCACCAACGTCGACCACGTCTACGCGATCGGTGACGTCACCGGCAAGCTGATGCTGGCCCACGTCGCCGAGGCGATGGGAATCGTGGCCGCCGAGACGATCGCCGGGGCGGAGACGATGCCGGTCGCCTACGACTTCGTCCCGCGCGCGACGTACTGCCAGCCCCAGATCGCCTCCTTCGGCTACACCGAGGCGCAGGCGAAGGAGAAGGGGTACGACGTCAAGACCGCCTCCTTCCCCTTCTCGGCCAACGGCAAGGCCCAGGGCCTCGGCGAGGCTGTCGGCTTCGTCAAGGTGGTGGCCGACGCGCAGTACAACGAGATCCTCGGCGCCCACCTGATCGGGCCCGACGTCACCGAGCTGCTGCCGGTGCTCACCCTGGCCCAGAAGTGGGACCTCACCGCCGACGAGGTGGCGCGCAACGTCTTCGCCCACCCGACCCTCACCGAGGCCGTCAAGGAAGCCGTGCACGGCATCGCCGGGCACATGGTCAACCTCTGA
- a CDS encoding gamma-glutamylcyclotransferase has protein sequence MPLYAAYASNLDPERMGRRCPHSPLQTTGWLTGWRLTFGGEDLGWDGALSTIVEDPIEQVFVAVYDVSREDESALDGWESTETGLYRKTKVRVSTLTGELLVWTYVLDAFEGGLPSASYLGVIAEAAEAADAPDDYVARLRLRPCRSIGG, from the coding sequence GTGCCCCTCTACGCCGCCTACGCGTCGAACCTCGACCCGGAGCGGATGGGCCGCCGTTGCCCGCACTCCCCGCTCCAGACCACCGGCTGGCTCACGGGCTGGCGGCTCACGTTCGGTGGCGAGGACCTCGGCTGGGACGGCGCCCTCTCCACGATCGTCGAGGACCCGATCGAGCAGGTCTTCGTCGCCGTGTACGACGTGTCGCGAGAGGACGAGTCGGCCCTCGACGGCTGGGAGTCCACCGAGACCGGGCTCTACCGCAAGACCAAGGTCAGGGTGTCCACGCTGACCGGCGAGCTGCTGGTCTGGACCTACGTGCTCGACGCGTTCGAGGGCGGCCTGCCCAGCGCGTCGTACCTCGGGGTGATCGCCGAGGCCGCCGAGGCCGCCGACGCGCCCGACGACTACGTGGCCCGGCTCCGGCTCCGCCCGTGTCGCTCCATCGGCGGCTGA
- a CDS encoding purine-nucleoside phosphorylase — protein MTATELAQQAADQLARLTGVDHHDIALVLGSGWLPAVESLGEATADIATTELPGFSAAAVAGHSGRIRSIRSGDRQLLVFLSRTHYYEGKGVAAVVHPVRTAAAAGCRAIVLTNGCGGLNEAWPPGTPVLIRDHINLTARSPIEGAHFVDLTDLYSSRLRALCREVDPTLDEGVYVQFPGPHYETPAEIEMVRRIGGDLVGMSTTLEAIAAREAGLEVLGISLVTNLAAGISGEPLDHAEVLETGRAAAGRMGDLLTRIVPRI, from the coding sequence GTGACCGCAACCGAGCTCGCCCAGCAGGCAGCCGACCAGCTCGCCCGGCTGACCGGGGTCGACCACCACGACATCGCGCTCGTGCTCGGCTCGGGCTGGTTGCCCGCCGTCGAGTCCCTCGGCGAGGCGACCGCGGACATCGCGACCACCGAGCTGCCGGGCTTCTCGGCAGCGGCCGTGGCGGGTCACTCGGGCCGGATCCGCAGCATCAGGTCCGGCGACCGGCAGCTGCTGGTGTTCCTGAGCCGAACCCACTACTACGAGGGCAAGGGCGTCGCCGCGGTCGTGCACCCGGTCCGGACCGCTGCCGCCGCCGGTTGCCGGGCGATCGTGCTGACCAACGGCTGTGGCGGGCTGAACGAGGCGTGGCCGCCCGGCACGCCGGTGCTGATCCGCGACCACATCAACCTGACGGCTCGCTCGCCGATCGAGGGCGCCCACTTCGTCGACCTCACCGACCTCTACTCCAGCCGCCTCCGCGCCCTGTGCCGCGAGGTCGACCCTACCCTGGACGAGGGTGTCTACGTCCAGTTCCCCGGGCCCCACTACGAGACCCCCGCCGAGATCGAGATGGTGCGCCGGATCGGCGGCGACCTGGTCGGGATGAGCACCACCCTGGAGGCCATCGCCGCCCGCGAGGCCGGCCTGGAGGTGCTCGGCATCTCGCTGGTCACCAACCTCGCGGCCGGGATCTCCGGTGAGCCGCTGGACCATGCCGAGGTCCTCGAGACGGGCCGGGCCGCGGCCGGCCGGATGGGCGACCTGCTGACCCGGATCGTCCCGAGGATCTGA
- a CDS encoding DUF2252 domain-containing protein: MPTKSQERRTQLIIDTLGNAFAPLMEADPPAFRAKYRKMARDPHAFFRGTACLFDADVTALDDPFVDERCSRIWIHGDLHVENFGTYLSSEGTLVFDVNDFDEAYLGHFTWDLMRFAASLALTGWQKALPEDDVRRLVARYVRAYLQQINHYLGTDDDTDFALDLATATGPVLEALVDARLIRRADLLDQLTFVDDGVRQFQVDASVRRLSRAEHGRVRRAFDAYLDTIPDSKRFDRDLFYDVRDIVGKSGFGIGSAGLPAYNVLVEGYSQALDNDVVLSMKQANVPALSRFVDSAEIDGYFQHEGQRTVVSQRALQAHTDPLLGYTEIGGTGYVVSEISPYEVDLDWGGINEPEEIAEVVDQLGRATAKIHCASDEDSEQDLVDFQVEQAIADCLDGRRKEFTEHVVAFALEYAVRVRQDHALFVDAFREARIGISAT, translated from the coding sequence ATGCCGACGAAGAGCCAGGAGCGCCGGACTCAGCTGATCATCGACACCCTGGGGAACGCGTTCGCGCCCCTCATGGAGGCCGACCCGCCCGCGTTCCGGGCGAAGTACCGCAAGATGGCCAGGGACCCGCACGCCTTCTTCCGGGGTACGGCGTGCCTCTTCGACGCCGACGTCACCGCGCTGGACGACCCGTTCGTGGACGAGCGCTGCTCGCGGATCTGGATCCACGGCGACCTGCACGTGGAGAACTTCGGCACCTACCTCAGCTCCGAGGGCACCCTCGTCTTCGACGTCAACGACTTCGACGAGGCCTACCTCGGTCACTTCACGTGGGACCTGATGAGGTTCGCGGCCAGCCTGGCGCTGACCGGCTGGCAGAAGGCGCTGCCCGAGGACGACGTACGACGCCTGGTCGCGCGCTACGTCCGCGCGTACCTCCAGCAGATCAACCACTACCTCGGCACCGACGACGACACCGACTTCGCCCTCGACCTCGCGACCGCCACCGGCCCCGTCCTCGAGGCGCTGGTGGACGCCCGGCTGATCCGCCGGGCCGACCTCCTCGACCAGCTGACGTTCGTCGACGACGGCGTCCGGCAGTTCCAGGTGGACGCCTCCGTGCGTCGTCTCTCGCGTGCCGAGCACGGCAGGGTGCGCCGGGCCTTCGACGCCTACCTGGACACGATCCCGGACTCCAAGCGCTTCGACCGCGACCTGTTCTACGACGTGCGCGACATCGTCGGGAAGTCCGGCTTCGGGATCGGCAGCGCCGGCCTGCCGGCGTACAACGTGCTGGTCGAGGGCTACAGCCAGGCGCTCGACAACGACGTGGTGCTGTCGATGAAGCAGGCCAACGTGCCCGCCCTGAGCCGCTTCGTCGACTCCGCCGAGATCGACGGCTACTTCCAGCACGAGGGCCAGCGGACCGTGGTCAGCCAGCGCGCCCTGCAGGCGCACACCGACCCGCTGCTCGGCTACACCGAGATCGGCGGCACCGGTTACGTCGTCTCGGAGATCTCGCCGTACGAGGTCGACCTCGACTGGGGCGGGATCAACGAGCCCGAGGAGATCGCGGAAGTGGTCGACCAGCTCGGCCGGGCGACCGCCAAGATCCACTGCGCCTCCGACGAGGACAGCGAGCAGGACCTCGTCGACTTCCAGGTCGAGCAGGCGATCGCCGACTGCCTCGACGGCCGGCGCAAGGAGTTCACCGAGCACGTCGTCGCCTTCGCGCTGGAGTACGCCGTCCGCGTGCGCCAGGACCACGCGCTCTTCGTCGACGCCTTCCGCGAGGCCAGGATCGGGATCAGCGCGACATAG
- a CDS encoding HEAT repeat domain-containing protein: MTRSLPPPDGADRPVAERIRQLDGLLGRDRFAGVCCDLLAGADRTSYAQELRYLAGNAFGDGDVPDPVSWQDYWLRTWGARGLLHCWSDRATDAVVAGLDDEHYRPAEMCLKVSAKYDVAGTGPGAARLATHDLPRVRSQAVRTLGFVGDTEHVAVVRAALDDADPVVGAQARRAWARMARRLDLPALDPERFT; the protein is encoded by the coding sequence ATGACCCGATCGCTGCCGCCTCCGGACGGAGCCGACCGGCCGGTGGCCGAGCGGATCCGGCAGCTCGACGGCCTGCTGGGCCGGGACCGGTTCGCCGGGGTGTGCTGCGACCTGCTGGCCGGCGCCGACCGCACGTCGTACGCCCAGGAGCTGCGGTACCTCGCCGGCAACGCCTTCGGAGACGGTGACGTCCCCGACCCCGTGTCATGGCAGGACTACTGGCTCCGGACGTGGGGTGCCCGCGGTCTGCTCCACTGCTGGAGCGACCGGGCCACCGATGCCGTGGTGGCCGGGCTGGACGACGAGCACTACCGGCCGGCCGAGATGTGCCTCAAGGTGTCGGCCAAGTACGACGTGGCCGGCACCGGCCCCGGGGCCGCCCGGCTCGCGACGCACGACCTGCCGCGGGTCCGGAGCCAGGCGGTGCGCACCCTCGGCTTCGTCGGCGACACCGAGCACGTCGCGGTCGTCCGGGCAGCGCTCGACGACGCCGACCCGGTGGTCGGCGCGCAGGCGAGGCGGGCCTGGGCCCGGATGGCCCGTCGGCTCGACCTGCCTGCCCTCGACCCGGAGCGGTTCACCTAG
- a CDS encoding phospho-sugar mutase, with protein sequence MDDTDAAQLIARARAWAAEDPDPETRAELDAVLERVSGGGGTTDLADRFDGTLEFGTAGLRGELGAGSNRMNRVVVIRAAAGLAAYLHEQGAPREASVVIGYDARHNSDVFARDTAEVMEGAGIRALLLPRPLPTPLLAFAIRELGCVAGVMVTASHNPPRDNGYKVYLGDGSQIVPPADADIADRIAAVGALSEVPRGSGWKVLDEGIVDTYLDTVASLAGDGPRDLRLVYTPLHGVGGTSVAQVLETAGFDAPYVVEQQEQPDPDFPTVAFPNPEEPGAMDLALALAREKDVDLVVANDPDADRCAAAVAGPHGWRMLRGDEVGALLAHHLLTTGRTGTYACSIVSSTLLSSMAAAAGQPFAETLTGFKWISKVEGLAFGYEEALGYCVDPEHVKDKDGVSALLMLCELAAAEKAQGRTLVDVLDDLALAHGLHATDQASVRVTDLAEIGAAMQRLRATPPTALGGLAVQAVDDLAEGSSALPPTDGLRYRLADRARVIVRPSGTEPKLKCYLEVVVPVDEDAGVDAARISAAARLDALRDDIRAAAGI encoded by the coding sequence GTGGACGACACCGACGCAGCACAGCTGATCGCCCGGGCCCGGGCCTGGGCCGCGGAGGACCCCGATCCGGAGACCCGCGCCGAGCTCGACGCGGTGCTGGAGCGGGTGAGCGGCGGCGGCGGCACGACCGACCTGGCCGACCGGTTCGACGGGACGCTGGAGTTCGGGACGGCCGGGTTGCGTGGCGAGCTGGGGGCCGGCTCCAACCGGATGAACCGCGTGGTCGTGATCCGCGCCGCGGCCGGCCTGGCGGCGTACCTCCACGAGCAGGGCGCCCCGCGCGAGGCGTCCGTGGTGATCGGCTACGACGCCCGCCACAACTCCGACGTCTTCGCCCGCGACACCGCGGAGGTGATGGAGGGCGCCGGCATCCGGGCGCTGCTGCTCCCCCGGCCGCTGCCGACCCCACTGCTGGCCTTCGCGATCCGCGAGCTGGGCTGCGTGGCGGGGGTGATGGTGACCGCCAGCCACAACCCGCCCCGCGACAACGGCTACAAGGTCTACCTCGGCGACGGCAGTCAGATCGTCCCGCCGGCGGACGCCGACATCGCCGACCGGATCGCTGCGGTCGGCGCCCTGTCCGAGGTGCCGCGGGGCAGCGGCTGGAAGGTGCTCGACGAGGGCATCGTCGACACCTACCTCGACACGGTGGCCTCGCTCGCCGGCGACGGCCCTCGCGACCTGCGGCTGGTCTACACCCCCTTGCACGGGGTCGGCGGCACCTCGGTCGCGCAGGTGCTGGAGACGGCCGGCTTCGACGCGCCGTACGTCGTGGAGCAGCAGGAGCAGCCCGACCCCGACTTCCCCACCGTCGCCTTCCCCAACCCGGAGGAGCCGGGCGCGATGGACCTGGCCCTGGCCCTGGCCCGCGAGAAGGACGTCGACCTCGTGGTCGCCAACGACCCGGACGCCGACCGTTGCGCGGCCGCGGTCGCCGGCCCGCACGGGTGGCGGATGCTCCGCGGCGACGAGGTGGGGGCACTGCTCGCCCACCACCTGCTGACCACCGGCCGGACCGGCACCTACGCCTGCTCGATCGTCTCCTCGACCCTGCTGTCCTCGATGGCCGCAGCCGCCGGGCAGCCCTTCGCGGAGACCCTGACCGGGTTCAAGTGGATCAGCAAGGTCGAGGGCCTGGCCTTCGGCTACGAGGAGGCGCTGGGCTACTGCGTCGACCCCGAGCACGTCAAGGACAAGGACGGCGTCTCGGCCCTGCTGATGCTCTGCGAGCTGGCAGCCGCGGAGAAGGCACAAGGACGCACCCTGGTCGACGTGCTCGACGACCTGGCGCTGGCGCACGGCCTGCACGCCACCGACCAGGCATCGGTGCGGGTCACCGACCTGGCCGAGATCGGGGCAGCCATGCAGCGGTTGCGGGCGACACCGCCCACCGCCCTGGGCGGCCTGGCGGTCCAGGCGGTCGACGACCTCGCCGAGGGGTCCTCCGCGCTGCCCCCCACCGATGGCCTGCGCTACCGGCTCGCCGACCGGGCACGGGTGATCGTCCGCCCGAGCGGCACCGAGCCCAAGCTCAAGTGCTACCTCGAGGTCGTCGTCCCGGTCGACGAGGACGCCGGGGTCGACGCCGCCCGGATCTCTGCGGCGGCCAGGCTCGACGCGCTGCGCGACGACATCAGGGCCGCGGCCGGCATCTGA